The following are encoded together in the Brassica napus cultivar Da-Ae chromosome A9, Da-Ae, whole genome shotgun sequence genome:
- the LOC125578068 gene encoding uncharacterized protein LOC125578068 has translation MVEESVGLDAWESIKASSVGRVLDAEAFERYPWGRVGFSSLVNSVKLVSYEGKKKYTLRGCVHALLIWVYESIPGIGHEYGNHIEGNQVPLLSWSASRPRIQWDLFYKKEKKAHQKVRVRHLIVKAESDIYPQWDDDKVDDDLHNLILEILHDQLDDKYWSLKATNEPVAIKKQRNLVTEEDHCMKKKNPAKRKITDCGSSLNSGGDDGFRHDLMEAVKTLTATVQNVDTVVAEKVLTTLDTKIEAKVNARVAQAEQVLGCQILALQEQVAKITEQMQETAPKNDGHIVNQEDEVNSNDPSWMVQDKTPFDVDAAVQCVVRKKAKKSEVKLTSPILLDTVGGKVTKKNQVKEPAGGLINVKKEKNAVPQLRDSAETWSDLEDKQKYDILGTTLDQLAASLLEGPLHKRKPQLTKTQVYPYVGNSTVKRIITGDSESIADCDPLTKVEEAKFQKLMDYLRSIAGDNDVDTHFYMKLITPRKLWKTDECGWLTDSHMASTYLLEECRPFTKMIPLLLNEMVPERKKSSQQFRISRHKSVPKNEAPGDCGVYALKYIECKAVGCGFEGLSDQCIPAMRIKLAAEIYDEVSGL, from the exons ATGGTGGAGGAATCTGTTGGTTTGGATGCGTGGGAATCCATTAAGGCATCTTCTGTTGGA AGAGTCCTAGACGCAGAAGCTTTTGAAAGATATCCTTGGGGGCGTGTCGGATTTTCCAGCCTCGTTAATTCAGTTAAGCTTGTTTCATATGaaggaaagaagaaatataCACTTCGTGGATGTGTTCATGCTCTTCTCATCTGGGTGTATGAATCAATACCTGGCATTGGGCATGAATATGGGAACCATATTGAGGGTAACCAAGTTCCTCTTCTCTCTTGGTCTGCATCCCGTCCCCGTATACAGTgggatttgttttataaaaaagagaaaaaagctCACCAGAAG GTGCGTGTCAGACATCTCATTGTTAAGGCAGAATCGGACATATATCCTCAATGGGATGATGACAAGGTTGATGATGATCTTCATAACTTGATTTTAGAGATTCTACATGACCAGCTTGATGATAAGTACTGGAGCTTGAAGGCAACTAATGAACCAGTAGCAATCAAAAAGCAAAGGAATTTAGTGACTGAAGAAGATCATtgcatgaagaaaaaaaatccagCAAAGAGGAAAATCACA GACTGTGGATCCAGCCTTAACTCAGGTGGAGATGATGGATTCAGGCATGATCTAATGGAAGCAGTGAAGACATTGACTGCAACGGTTCAAAATGTGGACACAGTTGTTGCTGAGAAGGTGTTGACTACATTAGACACAAAGATTGAAGCAAAAGTAAATGCAAGAGTTGCTCAAGCCGAGCAGGTACTTGGCTGTCAAATCTTAGCATTACAAGAACAAGTTGCTAAAATTACAGAGCAGATGCAAGAAACTGCCCCCAAAAATGATGGACACATTGTAAACCAAGAAGATGAAGTCAACAGCAATGACCCG TCATGGATGGTCCAAGACAAGACACCATTTGATGTAGATGCGGCAGTGCAGTGTGTGGTTAGAAAGAAAGCCAAGAAATCCGAGGTCAAGCTAACGTCTCCTATTCTACTTGACACTGTTGGAGGGAAGGttactaaaaaaaatcaagtaaaaGAACCTGCTGGAGGTTTGATAAACGTTAAGAAGGAGAAGAATGCAGTTCCACAGCTTAGAGATTCTGCTGAAACATGGTCTGATTTAGAAGATAAGCAAAAATATGACATCCTAGGTACCACGTTAGACCAGTTAGCGGCATCACTTTTAGAAGGACCTTTGCATAAACGCAAGCCACAACTGACTAAGACTCAAGTGTATCCATATGTTGGTAACTCAACTGTGAAGAGGATCATAACAGGCGATTCTGAGAGTATAGCCGACTGTGATCCCTTAACTAAAGTTGAGGAGGCAAAATTTCAGAAGCTAATGGATTATCTACGAAGTATTGC TGGTGATAACGATGTAGACACTCACTTCTACATGAAGCTAATAACGCCAAGAAAACTCTGGAAAACAGATGAGTGTGGGTGGCTAACAGATTCT CATATGGCATCTACTT ATCTTCTAGAAGAGTGTCGTCCTTTCACGAAGATGATTCCGTTATTGCTGAATGAAATGGttccagaaagaaagaagagttCACAACAGTTCAGGATTTCAAGACATAAAAGTGTGCCTAAGAATGAAGCCCCTGGGGATTGTGGTGTTTACGCTCTGAAGTATATAGAGTGTAAGGCAGTTGGCTGTGGTTTTGAAGGACTTTCTGACCAGTGCATTCCGGCAATGCGTATTAAGTTAGCTGCTGAGATCTATGATGAGGTCTCGGGTCTGTAG